One genomic segment of Oncorhynchus nerka isolate Pitt River linkage group LG16, Oner_Uvic_2.0, whole genome shotgun sequence includes these proteins:
- the LOC115144307 gene encoding delta-like protein D isoform X2, giving the protein MKTLTFCNKGLGSGVFELKLQEFLNKKGVTGNTNCCKGASGIQQCECKTFFRICLKHYQVNVTPEPPCTYGGAVTPVLGSNSFQVPETTAEAFANPIPFSFGFTWPGTFSLIIEALHTDSDDDLSTDNPERLISRFTTQRHLTVGDEWSSDLQTSGRTELKYSYRFVCDEHYYGEGCSVFCRPRDDAFGHFTCGERGEIICNSGWKGTYCTEPICLPGCGEEHGFCDKPGECKCRVGFSGRYCDDCIRYPGCLHGTCQQPWQCNCLEGWGGLFCNQDLNYCTHHKPCMNGATCTNTGQGSYTCSCKPGFSGASCGIEVNKCSDNPCRNGGSCTDQENTYKCTCPPGFYGNNCELSAMTCADGPCFNGGRCADNPEGGYYCQCPLGYAGFNCEKKIDHCTSDPCSNGAQCMDLVNSYMCQCPEGFSGANCEDNIDECANYPCQNGGTCSDGMNDYTCTCPPGYTGKNCSSPISKCEHNPCHNGATCHERKNRYVCACVPGYGGHNCQFLLPAHPQGQPGLEGADKRYSDDQDQGTFPWTAVCAGIILALLLLVACAVLVVYIRVKVQQRSQQGDNHSESETMNNLANNCQRPDKDLSVSVIGTTGVKNTNKKVDFHPDNAGGEQNGYKSRYSSTDYNLVHELKPEDVSKEDQDKSEAKCSESNCSESLCSDSDFEDKHRKSLKSDASEKKRPEESTCNEASMCNDTKYQSVYVISDEKDECIIATEV; this is encoded by the exons ATGAAGACTCTAACGTTCTGCAACAAG GGTCTTGGTTCAGGCGTTTTCGAGTTGAAGTTACAAGAGTTTCTCAACAAGAAAGGAGTGACAGGCAATACAAACTGCTGCAAAGGAGCCTCTGGGATTCAGCAGTGTGAATGCAAAACGTTTTTTAGAATCTGCTTGAAGCATTATCAAGTTAACGTAACACCGGAACCCCCTTGTACCTATGGCGGTGCGGTGACTCCTGTCCTCGGATCAAACTCCTTCCAAGTGCCTGAAACAACTGCAGAAGCATTCGCCAATCCTATTCCATTTTCTTTTGGATTCACTTGGCCG GGGACATTCTCTCTGATCATTGAGGCCCTACACACAGATTCCGATGATGATCTTTCAACAG ATAACCCTGAACGTCTGATCAGTCGCTTCACCACTCAGAGGCATCTGACAGTGGGAGATGAGTGGTCCTCTGATTTACAGACTAGTGGAAGAACAGAGCTGAAGTACTCCTACCGATTTGTTTGTGATGAGCATTACTACGGGGAGGGCTGTTCTGTTTTCTGCCGTCCACGAGATGATGCCTTCGGTCACTTCACCTGTGGGGAACGTGGTGAGATCATCTGCAACTCAGGATGGAAGGGAACCTACTGCACAGAAC CGATCTGTCTTCCTGGTTGTGGTGAGGAGCACGGGTTCTGTGACAAGCCTGGTGAATGCAA GTGTAGAGTTGGCTTCAGTGGGCGTTACTGTGATGACTGCATCCGCTACCCAGGATGTCTTCACGGCACCTGCCAGCAGCCATGGCAGTGTAACTGCCTGGAGGGATGGGGTGGCCTCTTCTGCAACCAAG ATCTCAACTACTGCACACACCACAAGCCCTGCATGAATGGAGCCACTTGTACCAATACTGGCCAGGGTAGCTACACCTGCTCCTGTAAACCCGGCTTCTCTGGGGCCAGCTGTGGGATTGAGGTCAACAAATGTTCTGACAACCCCTGCCGGAATGGGGGAAGCTGCACT GATCAAGAAAACACCTACAAATGTACCTGCCCCCCTGGCTTCTATGGCAATAACTGTGAGCTCAGTGCCATGACCTGTGCCGATGGGCCTTGCTTTAATGGCGGACGCTGTGCTGACAACCCAGAGGGAGGATACTACTGCCAGTGTCCTCTTGGCTATGCCGGATTCAACTGTGAGAAGAAGATCGACCACTGCACCTCCGACCCATGTTCCAACG GTGCTCAGTGTATGGACCTTGTGAACTCCTACATGTGCCAGTGCCCTGAGGGCTTCTCCGGAGCCAACTGTGAGGACAACATTGACGAGTGCGCCAACTACCCCTGCCAGAACGGTGGCACATGCTCGGATGGCATGAACGATTACACCTGCACCTGCCCACCTGGATACACCGGCAAGAACTGCAGCTCGCCCATCAGCAAATGTGAGCACAATCCCTGCCACAACGGAGCCACCTGCCACGAGAGGAAAAACCGCTACGTGTGCGCCTGTGTGCCAGGCTACGGCGGCCATAACTGCCAGTTCCTCCTGCCAGCGCACCCCCAGGGACAGCCCGGGTTAGAGGGAGCTGATAAGAGATACTCTGATGACCAGGACCAAGGCACATTCCCCTGGACCGCGGTGTGTGCTGGGATTATCCtggcgctgctgctgctggtggccTGTGCCGTGCTGGTAGTTTACATCCGGGTCAAGGTGCAGCAGAGGAGTCAGCAGGGAGACAACCACAGTGAGAGTGAGACCATGAACAACCTGGCCAACAACTGTCAACGACCTGACAAGGACCTATCTGTCAGCGTGATCGGCACGACGGGGGTCaagaacaccaataagaaagTGGACTTTCACCCGGACAATGCTGGAGGAGAGCAGAATGGCTACAAGTCCCGATACTCGTCAACGGATTATAATCTGGTGCATGAGCTGAAGCCAGAAGATGTGTCGAAAGAGGACCAAGATAAGAGCGAGGCAAAGTGTTCCGAATCAAATTGTTCAGAATCTCTGTGTTCGGACAGTGATTTCGAAGATAAACACAGAAAAAGTTTAAAGAG TGACGCCTCAGAAAAGAAACGTCCAGAGGAGTCGACATGCAACGAAGCATCGATGTGCAATGACACAAAGTACCAGTCAGTCTACGTCATATCAGACGAGAAAGACGAATGTATCATTGCGACTGAG GTTTAA
- the LOC115144307 gene encoding delta-like protein D isoform X1, with product MGRQSLAIAVILCVLICQGLGSGVFELKLQEFLNKKGVTGNTNCCKGASGIQQCECKTFFRICLKHYQVNVTPEPPCTYGGAVTPVLGSNSFQVPETTAEAFANPIPFSFGFTWPGTFSLIIEALHTDSDDDLSTDNPERLISRFTTQRHLTVGDEWSSDLQTSGRTELKYSYRFVCDEHYYGEGCSVFCRPRDDAFGHFTCGERGEIICNSGWKGTYCTEPICLPGCGEEHGFCDKPGECKCRVGFSGRYCDDCIRYPGCLHGTCQQPWQCNCLEGWGGLFCNQDLNYCTHHKPCMNGATCTNTGQGSYTCSCKPGFSGASCGIEVNKCSDNPCRNGGSCTDQENTYKCTCPPGFYGNNCELSAMTCADGPCFNGGRCADNPEGGYYCQCPLGYAGFNCEKKIDHCTSDPCSNGAQCMDLVNSYMCQCPEGFSGANCEDNIDECANYPCQNGGTCSDGMNDYTCTCPPGYTGKNCSSPISKCEHNPCHNGATCHERKNRYVCACVPGYGGHNCQFLLPAHPQGQPGLEGADKRYSDDQDQGTFPWTAVCAGIILALLLLVACAVLVVYIRVKVQQRSQQGDNHSESETMNNLANNCQRPDKDLSVSVIGTTGVKNTNKKVDFHPDNAGGEQNGYKSRYSSTDYNLVHELKPEDVSKEDQDKSEAKCSESNCSESLCSDSDFEDKHRKSLKSDASEKKRPEESTCNEASMCNDTKYQSVYVISDEKDECIIATEV from the exons ATGGGACGCCAGTCGCTCGCGATAGCTGTCATCCTTTGTGTCTTGATATGCCAG GGTCTTGGTTCAGGCGTTTTCGAGTTGAAGTTACAAGAGTTTCTCAACAAGAAAGGAGTGACAGGCAATACAAACTGCTGCAAAGGAGCCTCTGGGATTCAGCAGTGTGAATGCAAAACGTTTTTTAGAATCTGCTTGAAGCATTATCAAGTTAACGTAACACCGGAACCCCCTTGTACCTATGGCGGTGCGGTGACTCCTGTCCTCGGATCAAACTCCTTCCAAGTGCCTGAAACAACTGCAGAAGCATTCGCCAATCCTATTCCATTTTCTTTTGGATTCACTTGGCCG GGGACATTCTCTCTGATCATTGAGGCCCTACACACAGATTCCGATGATGATCTTTCAACAG ATAACCCTGAACGTCTGATCAGTCGCTTCACCACTCAGAGGCATCTGACAGTGGGAGATGAGTGGTCCTCTGATTTACAGACTAGTGGAAGAACAGAGCTGAAGTACTCCTACCGATTTGTTTGTGATGAGCATTACTACGGGGAGGGCTGTTCTGTTTTCTGCCGTCCACGAGATGATGCCTTCGGTCACTTCACCTGTGGGGAACGTGGTGAGATCATCTGCAACTCAGGATGGAAGGGAACCTACTGCACAGAAC CGATCTGTCTTCCTGGTTGTGGTGAGGAGCACGGGTTCTGTGACAAGCCTGGTGAATGCAA GTGTAGAGTTGGCTTCAGTGGGCGTTACTGTGATGACTGCATCCGCTACCCAGGATGTCTTCACGGCACCTGCCAGCAGCCATGGCAGTGTAACTGCCTGGAGGGATGGGGTGGCCTCTTCTGCAACCAAG ATCTCAACTACTGCACACACCACAAGCCCTGCATGAATGGAGCCACTTGTACCAATACTGGCCAGGGTAGCTACACCTGCTCCTGTAAACCCGGCTTCTCTGGGGCCAGCTGTGGGATTGAGGTCAACAAATGTTCTGACAACCCCTGCCGGAATGGGGGAAGCTGCACT GATCAAGAAAACACCTACAAATGTACCTGCCCCCCTGGCTTCTATGGCAATAACTGTGAGCTCAGTGCCATGACCTGTGCCGATGGGCCTTGCTTTAATGGCGGACGCTGTGCTGACAACCCAGAGGGAGGATACTACTGCCAGTGTCCTCTTGGCTATGCCGGATTCAACTGTGAGAAGAAGATCGACCACTGCACCTCCGACCCATGTTCCAACG GTGCTCAGTGTATGGACCTTGTGAACTCCTACATGTGCCAGTGCCCTGAGGGCTTCTCCGGAGCCAACTGTGAGGACAACATTGACGAGTGCGCCAACTACCCCTGCCAGAACGGTGGCACATGCTCGGATGGCATGAACGATTACACCTGCACCTGCCCACCTGGATACACCGGCAAGAACTGCAGCTCGCCCATCAGCAAATGTGAGCACAATCCCTGCCACAACGGAGCCACCTGCCACGAGAGGAAAAACCGCTACGTGTGCGCCTGTGTGCCAGGCTACGGCGGCCATAACTGCCAGTTCCTCCTGCCAGCGCACCCCCAGGGACAGCCCGGGTTAGAGGGAGCTGATAAGAGATACTCTGATGACCAGGACCAAGGCACATTCCCCTGGACCGCGGTGTGTGCTGGGATTATCCtggcgctgctgctgctggtggccTGTGCCGTGCTGGTAGTTTACATCCGGGTCAAGGTGCAGCAGAGGAGTCAGCAGGGAGACAACCACAGTGAGAGTGAGACCATGAACAACCTGGCCAACAACTGTCAACGACCTGACAAGGACCTATCTGTCAGCGTGATCGGCACGACGGGGGTCaagaacaccaataagaaagTGGACTTTCACCCGGACAATGCTGGAGGAGAGCAGAATGGCTACAAGTCCCGATACTCGTCAACGGATTATAATCTGGTGCATGAGCTGAAGCCAGAAGATGTGTCGAAAGAGGACCAAGATAAGAGCGAGGCAAAGTGTTCCGAATCAAATTGTTCAGAATCTCTGTGTTCGGACAGTGATTTCGAAGATAAACACAGAAAAAGTTTAAAGAG TGACGCCTCAGAAAAGAAACGTCCAGAGGAGTCGACATGCAACGAAGCATCGATGTGCAATGACACAAAGTACCAGTCAGTCTACGTCATATCAGACGAGAAAGACGAATGTATCATTGCGACTGAG GTTTAA